DNA from Brachyspira aalborgi:
GCATGCCTTAAATCGTCTCCTCTTAATTTTGAGGATATAAATATTTTCTGTTCGGCAAATATTAATGCATTAAAAAATAGAAAGATAAAAATAAGTTTTTTAACCATAAAATAAACCTGAAATTATTGTATAAATATGATATAATTATTTAATTAAAAAATCAATGAATACGCTTTTTCTTTTTTGTATATTTTTATGTTTTATTAATATATGAATTTTAAGAGGATATTATGAAAATAACTTTAGATATGAGCATATCCGCTTTATTAGACGCTTTCGATAGAGAATTCGGAGCTTCGCTTGGAATTTATAAAGGCGCTTATAAATCGGACGATATTAAACTTTTTGAAATTGCAGACCCAAGAAAAAATCCAAAATCTTTTATTGTAGTCGATAAAGATACGAGCGTTGAAACTGTAGAGTCAATGTTTAAAAAAGTATTCGGAATAAGAGTGCAAGTAAAAGATAAAGACGGAAATACTATGAGTCAAGAAAGCACTTTAGGAGGAGAGAGAATATTATTTAAAAAAAGCCCTGAAGAAAGAAATATAAAATTAGTAGATTTAACTGACGATATCGTAATTGAAAAAGATAAAAATGAAATAGAATTAAATAAAGACAATAAAAAAAATAAAAAAGCTTATTACTTAAAACCTAAAGAAATTAAACATAATGTTGAAGATAAAATAAAAGAAATTGACGAATATTATTTAAAATTTCAAAAATCGGAAAGATATAAGGCTATGATTAATCTTTTATCTTGTATAGAAGAGGCTAAACTTTATTATCCCGAATCGAAAGAAATTATCAAACATATAGAAGATATAAAAAATAAATCCGTTTCAATATCTCGTTTAAGCGTGAGAAAGAGAAGATTTGCAGCTATTATTCTTATAATAATAACTTCCGCTCTTATTCTTATAAGCGTTGGAATATTCGGATTTAATTTATATAAAAAAATAAAACAAGATAGAACTGTCGATAGCATAGTAAAAGAAATAGACAATTTGAGAATGAGAAAAGGCTCTTTAATGGAAAGCGGAAATATTGCAGAAGCGAATGCAATAGACGAAAGCATTAATTCAAAATCCGAACAGTTAAATATTATAAGAAATACAAAAACATTTTCTATAGTTTATTATTCAATGCTTGCTGTTTCGATTATGTTTGTAATACTCTCTATATTTATTTTGAGGCTTAATAAATTTAATATAACATCTATACGATTTGAAAAAGAAACTTGATTTTTTTATTAATGTTTATAATTAATAAAAAAAGCGAACTCGATATTTAATCGAAATTCGCTTTCTTAACTTTGCCGCTAATTCTTATTTTGCGGGAGTTAATTTAGTAAAAGCGTCTTCAAGTAAAGCTTTCCAAGTCGCTCCCGTTATGCCGTCTATATAGATATCGTTTGCGGCTATCATTTTGTCATAAGCCTCTTTTGACCTTGCTGGACCGCTTTTATGAGCGCTTTTTGTCAAAACTACTCTCGTCAATTTTCCGTCAGAAACTGTGGCTTTTACTTGATAATCGCCTTGTCTAGTTCCTTTATATGTCGCTTTGTAGTTTCCTAAATATGTTCCGTTTGGTATTTTACTCAAATTAATTTTAGCTTGAGCAAAAACTATAACAGCAAATATAAATACAAAAGCGACTATAGAAATTATAATTTTTTTGAAATTCATAATTTTCTCCTTATCATTAAAAAATTTATTTGAAAGATATTATAAATTATTGTAAATAAAATGTCAAGCGAAAGTAAATAATATTTAATAATTAAATTGATATTATAAAAATTTATTTAAGGCTTTTTTCAAAAAACCGAAAATAAATAAAACTACAATTTTAGGATTATAAAATTATGAGTATGTTTGCAGATACGACTTACGCCAAAACTATGACGGTTGCGAAAAAACTTTTGAATGTTTACGGTTTAAGAGCGGAGGTTATAGCCGACAATATAGCTAATGTTTCAACGCCAAATTTTAAGAGAAGCGATGTAACATTTGAATATCAATTAGGCAGAGCTTTAGATAGCGAAAAATATAACGGTTTGGAAGCGAAAAGAACGGACGCGAGACATTTTCCTTTTAATATGCCGATGGATTATAGAGAAGTTGCGCCGACTATAACCGTAGATTTTGATACAAGCTATAGAAACGATAAAAATAATGTAGATATAGATAAAGAAATGGCGGAAGAGGCTAAAAATACTTTAAGGTATCAAATGTTTACTCAAATAGTTAACTCTCAATATAGAGAAATTAGAAGAATGATAGGAAACGCTTAATTTTAGTTTTTAGATTTAGATAAAAGGAGAAATTAAATGGGAATATTTTCGATTATAAATACTTCGGGAAGCGGACTTACCGCTCAAAGAACAAGGTTAGATGTTATAGCCGATAATATAGCGAATGTTAATACTACGAGAACAACGGAAGGCGGAGCTTTTAGAAGAAGTAGGGTTATATTCAAGCCAAGAGATGATGGCAATAAATATAAAAGTCCTTTTTTGCCTGACGCTTTGCAGCCTAATGTAGGAACGGGAGTTAGAGTTTTTAGCATAGAAAAAGATATGGAAAGCGCAACAAGATTTGTTTACAACCCTTCGCATTCAGACGCTATTAAATACGGAGAGAAAGCGGGTTATGTTGAAATGCCAAATGTAAATCCTGTGACGGAAATGGTAGATATGATGGAAGCGTCAAGAGCTTATGAAGCCAATTCTACAATGATACAATCGGCTAAAACTATGTTTGGAAGCGCTTTAAATATAATAAGATATTAAAATTAAAAGGGGTATTTTATGAATAATATTGGAAATGTCGGAGATAATTATAATTTTGTATTGAAAACCACAGACCCAAGACATTATGGACCAGCTCAACAAATAGGAAGAGATACGAGCAGAGATTTAATAAGCAATTTTGGAACAATGTTAAGCGAGGCTATAGAATCGGTTAATCAAAAACAAGTTGATAGGGATAATATAATAGTGCAAGCGGGAATAAGACCCGACCAAGTGGATGTTTCGGATGTTATGAACGCTATAGCCGAAGCCGAATTATCTTTAAGTTTTACTAAAGCGGTAATGGATAGAGCGGTTAGAGCGTATCAAGAAGTAACTTCTTATAGATAATGAATTATAATAAAAAGTTCTCCTTTAAGAAAGAGTTGTTAAGGGCAAGCGTTTACGGTTTAATAGCCGTAGCGTTTGCCAATTTAACTTTTATATCAATTTACAGAAATAATAA
Protein-coding regions in this window:
- the flgB gene encoding flagellar basal body rod protein FlgB, with the translated sequence MSMFADTTYAKTMTVAKKLLNVYGLRAEVIADNIANVSTPNFKRSDVTFEYQLGRALDSEKYNGLEAKRTDARHFPFNMPMDYREVAPTITVDFDTSYRNDKNNVDIDKEMAEEAKNTLRYQMFTQIVNSQYREIRRMIGNA
- the fliE gene encoding flagellar hook-basal body complex protein FliE; this translates as MNNIGNVGDNYNFVLKTTDPRHYGPAQQIGRDTSRDLISNFGTMLSEAIESVNQKQVDRDNIIVQAGIRPDQVDVSDVMNAIAEAELSLSFTKAVMDRAVRAYQEVTSYR
- a CDS encoding FMN-binding protein; translation: MNFKKIIISIVAFVFIFAVIVFAQAKINLSKIPNGTYLGNYKATYKGTRQGDYQVKATVSDGKLTRVVLTKSAHKSGPARSKEAYDKMIAANDIYIDGITGATWKALLEDAFTKLTPAK
- the flgC gene encoding flagellar basal body rod protein FlgC; its protein translation is MGIFSIINTSGSGLTAQRTRLDVIADNIANVNTTRTTEGGAFRRSRVIFKPRDDGNKYKSPFLPDALQPNVGTGVRVFSIEKDMESATRFVYNPSHSDAIKYGEKAGYVEMPNVNPVTEMVDMMEASRAYEANSTMIQSAKTMFGSALNIIRY